From a region of the Salminus brasiliensis chromosome 4, fSalBra1.hap2, whole genome shotgun sequence genome:
- the sfr1 gene encoding swi5-dependent recombination DNA repair protein 1 homolog: MDKTPVRLTLEHQESVSGRSRSSVNKPMSAALKARLKRARPSFTSPLSVVKRLKIDDDDLPHNSKGETDQAGSTDEEAEIDVNRNETKRDLKDCMEKCGSGLSQASQSELLQLREKFKKDVKEKVETLRRLKMVKMYRKKNDLTQLQHLIDKWRRCAQAVLYELQTELPTEGRKASLSQLIDHFGLEDSILHFDRTEEDFTDS, encoded by the exons ATGGATAAAACACCGGTGAGGCTCACATTAGAGCATCAGGAGTCGGTGAGTGGTCGGAGTCGGTCCAGTGTGAACAAG CCAATGAGTGCCGCACTGAAGGCCAGGTTAAAAAGAGCACGGCCTTCCTTTACATCTCCTCTCAGTGTGGTCAAACGACTTAAAATCGATGACGATGACCTGCCACACAATTCTAAAGGAGAGACCGACCAGGCTGGATCAACAGATGAGGAGGCTGAGATTGACGTGAACAGAAATGAGACCAAGAGAGACCTTAAAGACTGTATGGAGAAATGTGGGTCTGGCCTCTCTCAGGCCTCTCAAAGTGAGTTACTTCAGCTTCGAGAGAAATTCAAGAAAGATGTGAAGGAGAAAGTAGAGACTCTTCGAAGGCTGAAGATGGTCAAAATGTACAGAAAGAAG AATGACCTGACCCAGCTACAGCACCTGATAGACAAATGGAGGCGGTGTGCTCAAGCAGTGCTATATGAACTACAAACGGAATTACCTACAGAAGGCCGGAAAGCCAGTCTCTCTCAGCTCATTGACCACTTTGGACTGGAGGACAGTATACTGCACTTTGATAGGACGGAGGAGGACTTCACAGACAGCTGA